One genomic window of Octopus bimaculoides isolate UCB-OBI-ISO-001 chromosome 2, ASM119413v2, whole genome shotgun sequence includes the following:
- the LOC106877050 gene encoding spermatozoon-associated protein kinase isoform X2: protein MPSPQRKRKVTPFTTLLNFVPYKKPLNYVHSDLKQSTKSSTKSGSNQPTYRQILSDHNYSLIKSLGSGSYSKVKLAQNSNKTSLKVAVKIVNLSKAPGDFLKRFLPRELEIWPKIEHQNIIRFFDSFEDSGYVYMILEYASNGDMLTYIQKYGPIPEIQSRGIANQVKLQLKVRCFITLSRSKANQRKISTHLQKTTSRPDSKSSKNASSDILLCKVAISKAIMLKLRFVKRPNISTTKTSHIEILSWRIFS, encoded by the exons ATGCCTTCCCCTCAGAGAAAACGAAAGGTAACACCGTTTACCACACTGCTTAATTTTGTGCCTTATAAGAAACCACTGAATTATGTTCATTCTGATCTAAAACAGAGCACGAAAAGTAGCACAAAAAGTGGAAGCAATCAACCTACATATCGTCAAATTCTAAGTGACCACAACTATTCCTTGATAAAATCTTTAg GAAGTGGTAGTTATTCGAAAGTCAAATTGGCTCAAAACTCTAACAAAACTTCTTTAAAAGTGGCAGTGAAAATTGTCAACCTTTCAAAAGCACCAGGCGATTTCCTGAAACGGTTTCTACCTCGTGAATTAGAAATATGGCCGAAAATCGAACACCAGAACATAATCAGATTCTTTGATAGCTTTGAAGATTCCGGATATGTTTATATGATTCTTGAATATGCTAGCAATGGAGATATGTTGACATACATCCAAAAGTATGGACCGATTCCTGAAATACAGAGTCGAGGAATAGCCAACCAG GTGAAACTGCAGCTCAAAGTTCGCTGTTTTATCACGTTGTCGAGATCGAAAGCGAATCAGAGAAAGATCTCGACTcacttacagaaaacgacttccaggccggattccaaaagtagcaAGAACGCTAGCTCTGatatattgctgtgcaaggtggcTATTTCAAAGGCGattatgttaaaacttag